Genomic window (Cygnus olor isolate bCygOlo1 chromosome 18, bCygOlo1.pri.v2, whole genome shotgun sequence):
AAATACAACCAGCAGAATGAAGGTCACAGAGACTTCTCCAAACCGcgttttctgagaaaaaaaaataggctggCAGGAACTGCAGTGTAGCATGAagtgaactgaaaaacaaccctatgaactgaaaaacaactgAGCTGCTAAAAAACAGATGCCTACAACAAGCACATACATCTCAGGCAGGAAGACAGAATTAATACCAGCATCTTTATGACCAGGGAAACCTTCTAGAAAGTGCCGTTGGACTTGTATGCTAGTGGGCTTGGGTCTTGTTTTCCTAGGAATGCAACCTCTTGGCAGCAGTGCCTCAAAGAAAAGTTTCTTAATCACCCTAGCAAATGAAGCAGGCTCTAGCATTCAATATGCACAGAAGATGACAAGACAGATTACAAATGGAAGTTTGCTTAAGCAAAAGGAATGTCCCTTCTCGAGTGCAAACCACATTCCTGGAGGATCCAGGGCTCCAGGGAGTGATTCCCAACCCTTAGCAGCGCCAGTGAGCTACCAGCACAATGCAGGGAGCTCCGTCCTTCAGGTTCCCTGATAAGCCTCTGTCTAACCTTTCACCAGTGATCATGACGAACACTGACATCTCTGCCTGTGGGCTGGGGACTGATgtattaaagacagaaaaagagatgtgAAAAATCTGAATGGACCCACAGATTTTTCTGGTTTACCATGTTCATTCCCAAGAGCTCATGGGAGAGAGATGAGCAAATGATACAGGCAGTGCTCCATCTGATCCCAACAATGTCATCAGCAAACACCACAAAGTAAAAAGTAGCCTTTCCTAGTCACTGACCCCTCCGGGAAAGCGTTAAAGATGATGGGCTGCCAAAATTCAAGAACTTGGTATGACCTAACTTCATAACTGATCCTACAGTAAACTGAACTTACTGCATCTCTGCAGAGGCTGAATCGGAGTCTTCCATGGACATGAATGATAAATATCACTTGTTGAATTTACACAAATGTCAAATTACACAACAGTtgtgctattttatttcttagaaatCATGGTGCAAGTAACAAATTTGTAAGTTTAACTTGCAAATTCTCTTGACCAACCAAATGCCATTATGTTGAGGCTACACCTACCACACAAATAAACCTCCTCCAAAATATTCAACATCACAGATGGGTTTTGGTTTTATGAATGCTGCCGCTTTGTGTGCCTAAGGTACCCAGAATGGTGAGACAGTGTAAGGGCGTGGTTTGTGACAACAACATGTACTCTTGAGGATATTCCTTTCTGGTATAAGTATGGTTTTAGTTTATCCAGATTAAGTATTCACCCAGCTAAAACACAGTCACTTTGGGTATATCAAGAgtagtcatttaaaaattatctcCACTGgattaaaacacacaaaaaaatgaattttccgGAATCCTGGACCAAATCTGATCTGACCAATTCTTTCAACACATCATATGGTGTTAGCCCTCAGCGTGCAATGTTGGAAAGTCAGTCATAGCATAGACTGAGTGTCCCCACCACTGCCCTTGCGCTCTTTGGAGCAGCTGTATTACAGCTAATGCTTGATACTAAACAAGACCTTTAGCTCTTTCAAAGCATTGCACTGagcttaatttcttttatatgAGATAGATAagcaaaaacacagctttggAACAGGGAAACCATGTTGATTAGACTATGTGCTAAGGTCAACATGAGAGACAGGTTCAGAACGTGCTCCCAGACTTGTGCTCCATGTGCTCCACTTATTCCATGACTGCTTAAACCAGGGTGCAGTGATAAGATCATCCCAGAAGCAGGCCTTTATGCAGGGCTCCTGCGTTTGCTCACAGCAAGTTCAACTACAAGTACTAAAGCAATGACCAGCTTTTGTAGAAGCAGGTACCACAGCTTTCTGCCCTCAAAAAAGGTAGCAGGACATGTTTGCATGCAGCCTGATCTTAATCTGTGActcaatgaaaacaaactttctggAGGCAAAATTTGAGCAGAGATTCTGTTTTACACACCAATACTATACCTGTTACTGAAGGGCTAAGGCCAACAAGCAGCGTAAGGGCAGCCGGCACCAAGTAGACAACCTGTTAATGAAACACAAGTATACTCTACAGCAAAGTTTATGAAGGTAAGGAAACAGAAGCAGTCACCCATACCAGCACTTCTTTTCCACAGCAGTTTGACAGATGCACAGAACAGCCGTACAACTCTGTCCCTTTGGCATGCCCTGGTACTGCTAGTGCTCTTCTGAGTGCAGCAGCAAGCCAGCGCTTCCTTACTCACCACCCAAAATCcttgcacagcacagctgtgagACGGTCAGCTGAGCACCAGCCCTTGTGCCTAGGCTTCAGGCCTACCTGAGCTCTTACTGCCCAACCAGCCCGCTGCACCAGCCCTGAGCTGTAGTGTGGTCCCCAGGGAGAGCCCCTGTAAGAAACATCCCCCTGCACCGTGacctctgcctgtgctgggtgggagcagaagcagcctctgctgccaCGTCCCAACCCCGCCACTACCAGCTGGGCTCACCTGCACAAGGGATGTACGGGGTGTGCATGGACATGGAGAGGACAGGTATGATCCCCAcccacccagcagctcctgacATGTACAGAGAGACCCCCCGGGGCCCTGCAGCTCAAAGCCCTGCTCACACTGATCCAGGGCCACTGGTGGCTGTTCCCGTGCCTGAGAATGACAGGAGTGGGCAGAGAGATGCGAGTTTTCTTTAGGTTTCTTCTGAGACTCAAGGGTCCCTGCTGAGGTCAGTGGTGACAGAAGGTGAGCTAAGGCAAGCACAGGTGATGATGGAGACCTGGTGGTGACAAGGTCAGGAGGCCTAGGGCCCAGGCAGGGAAGAACCAGAGGTTTGGTGCTCTGCACGCCGGGGGCTGAGCCTCAACCCCAAGCAGACAGCCCCGCAGAGCGCAGCACCTGCCTTCTGCCCTGCGCCACGCTCCAGCCCGTACTCACCACCCACAGCCTGGCGTCGGGGTCGTTCACCTGCAGCGAGGAAACGCACACTGAGCCTCTGCAACCTCTGCgcgggctgggccgggctcGGCAGGCGGGACAGGGCGGGGAGCAGCGTGTGGGGGCCCCGGCCTGCCTCAGGTCGCACCAGAGCCCGGGCCCACCGCGGCCTAGGGCAGCCCCAGGCCCTCGCCCGCTGCCCTCACCTGCACGGCAGCCGCCAGCCCGAAGAAGGCGGCCATAAGCAGGTTGCAGAGCTGCCACAGCCGCCTCGCCGAGCTGCCGCCCGCCATGGCCGGCGCCAGCCTCCGCCTGCGCAGGGACGGCCGCTGAAGCCGCGCATTCACCGCCCCGGGCCCGCCTGCCGGGCTGGCAGCGGCCGCCCTGAGGGGACGGCCGGAGAAGAGGCGCGGGGGCGCGCTCCGCTCGCTAGAGTCAGATGATATACCAAAGGGCAGGGGGCGCAAATGGTTGGGCTTGGAAGGTTTTGACCTTCGTCCTCACCAGGAGGGTCGTGCAGCCTGCCCCAGGTCGCCAGACAGGCTGTTCGATCGCTGGCCTTGGAGATTTCTGAGGCTTGCTCACCTGATCTGGTGTTGGTGATAATCCTGCTTCAAGTGACATGTTGGGCTAGAGATGTTCAGACACTCCTTCACACCATCATGGCTATGTTTCTGCAAAACTCCTATATGGAAGAAAATTAGATCTTTGTCCCATGAAATAAACACGAAAAACCTATGCAGTAAGACTTCTAAGTAGCTATGCAAAAGCATAAACCCTTCAAGAGGGGCCCTGTGGTCCCTGCCTGAGCTATGCTGTAGCTATGCCCATCTCCGGCTCAGCCACAGCCACGTCTGTGTTTGCCTACAGAGCCTACCGGGAAGAAAGATTCACATATGTTATATTAATCTTGGTGGCAGGTATctgaaacaggatttttttttttgtctattgtAGAAATAACTAAGCCTGCTGACAGCTGGcatcacagaagagaaagacGTCATTCCCAGTGAGCTTCTTACAGGCATCTTGTCTCTCCCAAAAGCCATGAACGGAGACAGCTCTGGGTATCACAGATTGGAAATTTGATGATGTTGAAGAACCACAGGTATAGGAGAGGAATAGCAAGTCAGGGATAAAAGgaggctttttttaattttcccagcCAGGAGACTGGGATTTAAATCACTATTTTTGTAACAACCCTATAGTCTAggattcattttatatttaagaagACATCCAGTCTTTTTGTATTGTCTGGAGAACAAAAGGGATACTAGTCAGAAAAACAGTACTTCCTCATCATTTCCTtcatctcctggaaagagtccagcagagggccgcaaagatgatacggggcctggagcatcttccctatgaggaaaggctgagagacctgggtctgttcagcctggagaaaagaagactgagaggggatcttatcaatgtgtataaatacctgaggtgtgggagacagagggatttggctaacctcttctcagtggtttgtggggataggacaaggggcaatggccacaaaacggagcacaggaagttccgcaccaacatgtgaaagaacttcttcatggtgagggtgacagagcactggaacgggctgcctagggaggttgtggagtctccctctctggagatattcaaggcacgtctggatgcctacctgggcagcctgctctaaggaacctgctttggcaggggggttggacccgatgatctttcgaggtcccttccaaccccttcgattctgtgattctgtgattctgtgatttcctgATCATTTATCACCCAAAGTGataattatttacaaaatgaaaggaGGTTCTTAAGAAATATGGTATCTACTGTGTCCATCTACCAAAGCTGAGTATCTGCCAGATCATTtctcccactgatttcagtagcaGCATTCAGCCCCACACAGAATTAGTACTCACTGAACTGTTATGCGGAAGACACGTGAATACATTTGTGGAGGGGATTAATGCTCACCTTGTCCTGTTATTTGTAACCGAGTCTTTCCTTGGGCAGGTTATGAGAAATGAAATTACTGCGGAGAATGCTACAGAGAAGTAAGAGCCCTCTTTGTAAATGGCTGCCATTGTTACAGCTCCACTGAGTAGGCTTTATGGCTCATAATAATTGTGTTATTCTGTATATTAAACAAttgctggcagctgcaggcatAACAGCGGGCCATGTCCAATATAATTAAATCCCTCTAGATGTTTAAATTGATTCACACTGCCATCCTGAAGCTCAGCAAAATTAAACTGCTCTCTACAGGTGCCCTTAAGAGTAAAACTTTCCTATTAAGCATTCTGGGAAAGGAGTACCAATGCTTAGAGAAAAACTGGAGGACTACAATCCAACAGGATACGTATATTTTGTTCTCCTCTTACCAAACCTCGCTTGAAGTGTGGATTTGCAAGAGCAACAGGCAAAATGTCGTGCAATCTTTCAGTAGGTCCCCAGGTAGCTGCATTCCCTTGGTGAGGCACCAGGAACTACACTGTATGACTGGTTCATCTTTTTAAGGACACGGGACTTCACCAGAAAGCACATGGTCATGATTTTCTTTGTGGTGCAACCTCTGCCTCCAGATCTTCAATCCATTCCCCTCACCTAAAAGAGAGAAggttagaaaacagaaatgtcaagGACTTTTAGCTGGGTAAGAAATGATAGTGGTGTTAGTAAGAATAAGAGAGATGAATATAAGACAGAGTATGTCTTTTGTTAGAGCAATTTAtatgatagaaaaataaaggtagaGATGTTTTTCAGGCACAACAGCTCTTTTCAGGTGGGAAAAAAGGTGTGAATTTCTGTCCATTTCCTCCAACCATATTAGCTGGTCTtgcaaaaagaaatctcagctgTGATGAACTCTGACTGTTTCCTTTGTCCTGTTACAAGTTACTGCACACACCTTTGTAGCCCACCTGGTCCATGGGCCATGGCTGGGCCACctggaggagagctgctgcttgccaTTTTGTAGCTGCTGAGCTGTGAGTGCAGAGGGGAGAGACTGGCTTCTGGAGAGCAGCTGTGAGAGAAAGTCACGGAGACAGGGTGGAAGGCAGAGAAACAGCCAGCCAGGCAGAGTCAGGATCGTGCGTGGAGTGGGCTGAGGTAGGCCAAGACCTCTGTCTCCCCATCAAGTAACAGTGAGGTCTGAGATCAGCTCAGCTGTGCTGCCTCACTGCCATGGGCGAGACCAGCAAGAAGAAAGGGGGACAGAGAGGGAAAGGGCTACTAAGCTGACACAGAGCAGCTTCTCCTGAGCATTTGGAAGGGTCTGCATGGAGGTGTCCCTGTAAGCTAGCAAAGTTCAGTGACACGAGCAACAGAAGGCAAAAGATCCCTCTCTTGAGAGGATAGGGTAGGGAGGAGGGGATCAACTTGCAAACTGTTTCATCTCgatctgttttattctttgctgCTCTAATTCGAAAGCAATCGTGCTGTAGTTTGTGTTTTAGGAATGTAACTGGTTTCTAGCGGTTTGTGTACTTACTGCAAAAAATAAGTCGAGGCTTGTTCACTTTAAAGCTTTAGCTACTATGACAAGCACTTCCTAGAACTACCCCCCACCTCCGCAGGCAGAAGAGACTTATCTCTGTCTGAAGGGAGCCTCCAGTAATACTTCTTTCTCCCATAAGAGGGAGGCCAAGAACATTTAGTATCCCTGAATATAATTTGAGCTACTTGAAAATTAGTTCCTCAATATTAGATGAAACTTTCTCCCTCCTTATGCCTCTCTGGAGTCTGCTTGGCAGAAACTTCAGCTAATCTTCAGTTAGGGAACCCCATATCTAAAAGACAGAAGTTTTCAGATGAGAGTGCTGGAGGGATGGACCCAACAACCAAGCTGTGATACTGGGAGAGCCATGTTGCTGCCCAAGAACCTGCACCAGAGATGTCACTTGTCACAAAGGTCACTTGGGACATTCCATCGCTGAGGAGGAAACAGGACCCAAGGGCAGATTTACAAAGGTTTCACTAAAGTTTAATCATGATCATGAGGTTGCTCCTCCATTAGGGAAAGAAGAGGTAACCATTAAAATTTACCACAGCTTATATACAGTTTGCAACAAAACACTGCACAAACACCTCCAATTGCATCATTACACCAGTCCTGACCCCATCAGTCACCTTCCCTCATTGCTGGGCACAGTGGGCACAGTGGGCCTCCTGGTGTGGGACAGGTGCAGGCCTCAGGCTGGATTTAGTCCTCTGTTTATGTCCCCTGAGACCTTGCTTTTCTCTGGAGTTAGTGTCTTTTCAAAACAGGATTTCTGGTGTTTTTGTCACACAATCTACACCACTAATGGAAAAGGCAAATGCCATCCTGGAGCGTATAAGCAGGATAAGCTGGAGTAATGTGTCTAGCTAGGGacactgtatttgaaaaaaaaaaaaaagtgaatcaaCAGAAGAAAGTCAAAGGAGGGCAGTGAGGATGCTGGGAggcaagaaaacatgaagaaaggctgaaagaattGGGTTGGTGCAGTATGTAGAGAAAGCCTGAATGAGGAGGTGAAGGGAAACATGTGCCTAAGAGGTCATTTCAAAGAAGGGAATTACTTGTCTTGCACAGCTGTAGAGAACAGGAAGGGATATAAGGGATTTCAGCTCAGACAAAAAAGCTTAAGTTAGGCTTTCAGATAATGTTGGGACAGTAGCATGCCAGAACAGGTTGCTGGGGGATGGCACAATCTCCATCactggaggtctttaaaaataGGTATCCCAAAAATCTGTCAGGACAGGTATTGTTGATCCTCTCAAATTTGCAGGGCAAAATAAGATAAACAGTATGATTTTACCTAACTGTACCACATGCAGGTGGCATGAAGTAGAGATGGAAGCCAGGTGTCAGCTTCTGACAGTGTTTGCCAGTAGGCACCGTGTTTCTTTATTGTGGCTTGTAAGATGTCA
Coding sequences:
- the TMEM220 gene encoding transmembrane protein 220 isoform X4 — protein: MAGGSSARRLWQLCNLLMAAFFGLAAAVQVNDPDARLWVVVYLVPAALTLLVGLSPSVTENAVWRSLCDLHSAGCIFGTIALACSLFAYTQGNILHEEEGRELFGLVIITIWMSLCRSSAKVVNSIFLKKIQ
- the TMEM220 gene encoding transmembrane protein 220 isoform X3, with amino-acid sequence MAGGSSARRLWQLCNLLMAAFFGLAAAVQVNDPDARLWVVVYLVPAALTLLVGLSPSVTENAVWRSLCDLHSAGCIFGTIALACSLFAYTQGNILHEEEGRELFGLVIITIWMSLCRSSANKFYFSKENPVKTLFSVRCMLDCHQQT